A DNA window from Pseudomonas wuhanensis contains the following coding sequences:
- the xseA gene encoding exodeoxyribonuclease VII large subunit — protein MIKDPFARLGLDREVLTVSQLNGRARVLLEDVFSNIWVEGEISNLARPASGHVYFTLKDSGAQVRCALFRQNAARVRQALKDGLAVKVRGKVSLFEGRGDYQLILDTVEPAGDGALRLAFDALKEKLSAEGLFSAERKVPLPAHPQRIGIISSPTGAVIRDIISVFRRRAPQIQLTLIPTAVQGREATAQIVRALKLADARGFDALILARGGGSLEDLWCFNEEAVARAVDACVTPIVSAVGHETDVSISDFVADVRAPTPSAAAELLAPDSSDLVRRVESLHRRLVMRIRDRLMRDRLRLEGMARRLRHPGERLRQQAQRLDDLDMRMRRAFERNLNTRRERLIRLETRLAGQHPGRQLAMLRQRLDSLAERLPRAMREGLKSRRLQLQSQMQTLHVVSPLATLARGYSILLDERGNAIRSAAQTHTGQRLKAKLGEGELQVRVEDNHLTPVTLSLLD, from the coding sequence ATGATTAAAGATCCCTTTGCAAGACTCGGCCTGGACCGGGAAGTCCTGACTGTCAGCCAGCTCAACGGCCGCGCGCGGGTGTTGCTCGAAGACGTGTTCAGCAATATCTGGGTCGAAGGCGAAATCTCCAACCTCGCCCGCCCGGCGTCCGGCCATGTGTATTTCACCCTCAAGGACAGCGGTGCCCAGGTGCGTTGCGCGCTGTTCCGGCAGAACGCCGCGCGGGTTCGCCAGGCGCTGAAAGACGGCTTGGCGGTCAAGGTTCGCGGCAAGGTTTCGCTGTTTGAAGGCCGTGGCGACTACCAACTGATTCTCGACACCGTGGAACCGGCCGGTGACGGCGCCCTGCGTCTGGCCTTCGATGCGTTGAAGGAAAAGCTCAGCGCCGAAGGCCTGTTCAGTGCCGAGCGCAAAGTGCCGCTGCCGGCGCATCCGCAACGCATCGGCATCATCAGCTCGCCCACGGGCGCGGTGATCCGCGACATCATCAGCGTGTTCCGCCGCCGCGCGCCGCAGATCCAACTGACGCTGATCCCCACCGCTGTGCAAGGTCGCGAAGCCACCGCGCAAATTGTCCGCGCGCTGAAGCTGGCGGATGCCCGCGGTTTCGACGCGTTGATCCTGGCCCGTGGCGGCGGTTCGCTGGAAGACCTCTGGTGTTTCAACGAAGAAGCCGTGGCTCGCGCCGTGGATGCCTGCGTGACGCCGATTGTCAGCGCTGTCGGTCATGAAACCGACGTGTCGATCAGTGACTTCGTCGCCGACGTCCGCGCCCCGACACCGTCCGCCGCGGCCGAACTGCTCGCGCCGGACTCCAGCGATCTGGTGCGTCGCGTCGAAAGTCTGCATCGGCGCCTGGTGATGCGCATCCGCGACCGCTTGATGCGCGACCGGTTGCGCCTGGAGGGCATGGCCCGGCGCCTGCGCCATCCCGGCGAACGTCTGCGTCAGCAAGCACAACGTCTGGATGATCTGGACATGCGTATGCGCCGCGCGTTCGAGCGCAACCTCAATACCCGTCGCGAACGTTTGATCCGCCTGGAAACCCGCCTCGCCGGGCAACATCCGGGGCGACAATTGGCGATGCTCCGCCAACGCCTCGACAGCCTCGCCGAACGCCTGCCCCGGGCCATGCGTGAAGGGCTTAAATCCCGTCGCCTGCAACTGCAAAGTCAGATGCAGACGCTGCACGTGGTCAGCCCGTTGGCGACCCTCGCGCGTGGCTACAGCATTCTGCTGGACGAGCGCGGCAACGCGATTCGCAGCGCCGCGCAGACCCATACTGGCCAGCGCCTGAAAGCCAAACTGGGTGAAGGCGAGCTGCAAGTGCGGGTCGAAGACAATCACCTGACGCCTGTCACCCTTTCTTTACTGGATTGA
- a CDS encoding peptidoglycan DD-metalloendopeptidase family protein, with product MPRFFAPMLLLCLTFNAHADSYITRLLNKPVPGGVAVVDLGNSAQAPKASYQGKPVLVVKEQNNWLAIVGVPLTVKPGSQSLSSGGRNLSFTVGNKKYPEQHITLKNTQQVNPNPENLKRIEGELAEQIQAYRSFSPNTPSNLLLDKPVNGPLSSKFGVRRFFNGEERNPHAGLDFAVPAGTPIKTPAAGKVILIGNYFFNGNTVFVDHGQGFISMFCHMSKIDVKVGQQLARGGVVGKVGSTGRATGPHMHWNISLNDARVDPAIFIGAFQP from the coding sequence ATGCCGCGTTTTTTCGCTCCGATGTTGTTGCTGTGCCTGACCTTCAACGCACACGCAGACAGTTACATCACCCGCCTGTTGAACAAACCGGTGCCGGGCGGCGTGGCCGTGGTGGATCTGGGCAACTCCGCCCAGGCACCGAAAGCCAGCTATCAAGGCAAACCGGTGCTGGTGGTCAAGGAACAGAACAACTGGCTGGCCATTGTCGGCGTGCCATTGACGGTCAAACCGGGCAGTCAGTCGCTTAGCAGCGGTGGCCGCAACCTGAGTTTCACCGTCGGCAACAAGAAATACCCGGAACAGCACATCACCCTGAAGAATACGCAGCAGGTCAATCCGAACCCGGAAAATCTCAAGCGCATCGAGGGCGAATTGGCCGAGCAGATCCAGGCTTACCGCAGCTTTAGCCCGAACACCCCGAGCAACCTGCTGCTGGACAAACCGGTCAATGGGCCGCTGTCGAGCAAGTTCGGCGTGCGCCGCTTCTTCAATGGCGAAGAGCGCAACCCCCACGCGGGCCTCGACTTTGCAGTTCCCGCCGGCACACCGATCAAAACCCCGGCCGCCGGCAAGGTAATCCTGATCGGGAATTACTTCTTCAACGGCAATACGGTGTTCGTCGACCACGGCCAGGGCTTTATCAGCATGTTCTGCCACATGTCGAAGATCGACGTGAAAGTCGGCCAGCAGCTGGCACGTGGTGGCGTGGTCGGGAAAGTCGGCTCCACCGGGCGCGCGACCGGGCCGCACATGCACTGGAACATCAGCCTGAACGATGCGCGGGTGGATCCGGCGATTTTTATTGGCGCGTTTCAGCCTTAA